The following are from one region of the Bactrocera oleae isolate idBacOlea1 chromosome 6, idBacOlea1, whole genome shotgun sequence genome:
- the acs gene encoding proton-coupled amino acid transporter-like protein CG1139, which yields MNAETDTHQNGQSKTNGTNGHNVVSADDDYDPHLHRNVQNPTTTLQTFAHFLKASIGSGVLAMPSAFANAGYVTGPVLTLIIGCIAVHCLHILINSMYELCKRKRVPYLTFSEAMTIGLHEGPPIFKCVLPIATPLVDGFLAFYHFGICCVYVVFIAESIKQIVDEYLVVLDVRLHMCFILIPLFLLYSIRTLKTLAPFSTFANLLLFVGFSIVLYYIFATLPPISTRQPFQVISRLPIFFGTVLFAIEAVGVILAIEEKMEKPKSYIKPFGVLNIGMTIVLSLYILLGFFGYWEYGDDSLGSVTLNIPQKAILAQVAKIIFAITTWITYALQGYVTADIIWNKYLLKRIKDTSKHVLYELLIRAGIVLLTFCFAVAIPDLSLFLSLVGSFCLSILGLIFPALLQICVQYGLGYGVWKLKLVKNLFLIAFGILGGVIGSYVSIVQIIDSYNT from the exons ATGAA TGCAGAAACCGACACACATCAGAATGGCCAATCCAAAACGAACGGCACAAATGGACACAATGTAGTTAGTGCTGATGATGATTATGATCCGCATCTACATCGCAATGTACAAAATCCCACTAC aacTTTGCAAACATTTGCGCACTTCCTGAAAGCCTCAATTGGATCGGGGGTTTTAGCAATGCCTAGTGCCTTCGCAAATGCCGGCTACGTCACTGGACCCGTACTGACGCTAATCATTGGATGCATAGCTGTACATTGTCTACACATATTG ATAAACTCCATGTACGAGCTGTGCAAGCGTAAACGTGTGCCATACTTAACGTTTTCCGAGGCAATGACAATTGGTTTGCATGAAGGCCCGCCTATTTTCAAATGTGTCTTACCAAtagcaac TCCACTGGTTGACGGTTTTCTCGCCTTCTATCACTTCGGTATCTGTTGTGTGTATGTGGTTTTCATAGCGGAGAGCATCAAGCAGATTGTCGACGAGTATCTGGTGGTTTTGGATGTACGGCTGCATATGTGCTTCATATTAATACCGTTATTTCTGTTGTACAGCATCCGGACGCTGAAAACTTTGGCGCCTTTCTCAACGTTTGCCAATTTACTGCTCTTCGTGG GTTTTAGCATTgtgctttattatattttcgcgACATTGCCGCCGATTAGCACACGCCAACCGTTCCAGGTTATTTCCCGGTTACCCATTTTCTTTGGCACTGTGCTGTTTGCTATTGAAGCCGTTGGTGTG ATTCTTGCTATTGAAGAGAAAATGGAGAAACCCAAGTCCTATATTAAACCTTTCGGTGTGTTGAATATTGGTATGACAATTGTGCTCTCTTTGTATATTCTACTGGGATTCTTTGGTTACTGGGAGTACGGTGATGACTCTTTGGGCAGTGTGACTTTAAATATTCCACAGAAAGCAAT TTTAGCTCAGGTCGCGAAGATTATCTTCGCCATCACCACGTGGATTACATATGCATTACAAGGTTACGTTACCGCCGATATCATTTGGAATAAATACCTTTTGAAGCGCATAAAAGATACCTCCAAGCATGTGCTTTATGAGCTTTTGATACGTGCCGGCATTGTTCTGCTGACGT TTTGCTTCGCTGTGGCAATACCGGATTTATCGCTCTTCTTATCGCTCGTCGGCTCATTTTGCCTATCTATACTGGGTTTGATTTTCCCCGCCTTGCTGCAAATTTGTGTACAATATGGCCTGGGATATGGCGTTTGGAAGTTGAAATTGgtgaaaaatctttttttaattgcatttggCATACTTGGTGGCGTCATTGGCTCATACGTTAGTATCGTACAAATTATCGATAGTTATAACACGTAA